The sequence TGTTGCAAAACTTCTCATAACATTGattaatatcaaatttaaagtAACTCAATAGGCCTGCACGACGACCTCCTGGGCGGCGCTCACGACGGAGGCCGTGGCGAAAGTGGGAATGCAGGACGTAGACAGGTCTTCGGTCAACCTCGGCGAGCTGGTGGACCCAACAGAGAGGGCAGTGGGCGTCGGTTTCCTCGTAACAACTTTGTGAGACCTGGTACCACCTTCGCGAAGGCTGCCAGCCCTCCACAAGAGGGGAAAGAGAGGGGCTGAACCGCCTAGGTCCTCGACGGAGGAAGGAGTTCAAGCTCAGGACTGGGTGATGGTCACCAACCGGAGGAATAGACAAAGTCCCATCTTGGATCCGTCGAAGATGGAGGGGTCTTCCCTGTCGGGTAACAAGCGACAAAGATCACCGCCTTAGTGTGGTCACTGCCTTCGCTCAACGCACAAGACATCGGAATGCCGGCACTTGATGACCTGTAAGCGATGCGGAGGAGCGGGACACATGGCTTCTGGCTGTCGGGTGGAGTTGCTTTCGCCACCCAGACACAGAAGAGCACGACCGCCAACCAAGGCAAGGAACTCAGACAAGGTGGTTCGCTCGGCGACTTCTCAAGCACCGTTCGACCGGATGGTGGCGAACTGTCTTCATCCTCAGAAGGTGAATCTCTTGCTTTCTTTGACGCAGGAGACGACGAAGCTGAGAAAAGATTTGGCAAAGATCATCGTTATCGAGATCATCTCCGGCCAAACGAGCGATGAGATTCTACTAGAATTCTTACCAGGAGTGCTGAACACGCCGAGGGTTGATGCTGTGTACGAGTTTCGGGGGAATTCCTTCCTAGCAACCTTGTGCAGGGAGGAAGAAGCGATTAAGGCCAGCAAGGTCCCGGAGCTAAGCCTGCCTTCGAAAATGGGACCGTGCGTTATTTCGATTTCTCCTTGGACTGTGGAGGTGGGTTTTGTTGGCTCAGCGTCGGGGAAGGGCCAGGTTCTCCTCATTTGGAATCTCCCACTTCATGCTTGGACGTGGCCTGTTCTTGTGGAGATCTTGAAACCGATCGGCGAGTTGGTCACGATACCTCAGCTGAGCAAGCCTCACAAATCGTTTCTCTCCGTTTTTGTAAGATGCCATCAGAGAACGTCCTTGCCTTTTGAGGTTTCCTTGAGCTTTGGCATGAGAAGGTTCATCGTTCTGATCACTGATAACTGGTTGCCTTTCCCGACCTTCCGTAATGATCTGGAGAAGTTTTGCTACTCCTCGGCTTCGCTGGAGTGTGAAATAGATTCGGAGGCACCGAGAGGACCTAGATTCACGCACGAGGTTCCCAGGGAGGCTAACGGTAAGGATACTAAGGGTGCTCAGGTGACGGGGAAAGACCAAGGGAATCGTGAGCAACAGTGGAGACCGAGATCGATTGCGGCGGAGAACCGTCCGGTGAGCGCTGCTCCCGGGGTCCATAGGTCCCTTGAGGATCGAACCTGTTTGGTGAGCTCTGTTCCCGATACCTGTCCGGTGAGAGCTTCTCCCGGGGTACTGAATCCTTCAACTGCATCGGCGGAGGTCAACCGGACGTCCGGCGTTCGCAGAGAGGGTGGCGCTGCCCCTGATCTCAGCCGGACCGCTGGTCAATTACCTCCGGATGCTAGGTGGGGGTTCTCTGAGATGACCGATGGTCCAACGTCGCTGCATGGTTCTGCATGTGACCTGTCAGAGAGCTCTCTCGCTGTCGGAAGTGGATTGGATAAGGATGTCTCGGTTGCTAGGAACAACGTTGTTGTCCCAGATAAGAGGTTCCGCCCCCATCATCGTCCTACAAGTGTCACGCGCTGAGGAGAGTAAGAGACCCGATCCCAAGGCATCCTCGATTGCTGGGATGAGGGATTCTGAGAGGTCTAGCGGACCATGCAATGTTGGGCCGTGCAATACCGCTCTTTGTGTTGCTGGGCCGCTCCTTGTGAACAACATTTCAGGGGACCCCTTAAATATTAAAGGGGTTGTTGGGCCTTCGGTTATGAATACTGAAGTTGGGCCGGAGGGTATGGTTAATCCGGGGAGGCCATATGTTTTTGGACTGGGTCAACATGGAGGTGTTTTGGAGGACAATAGTTTGATTAGTGATGATCAAGATAGCTCCTTTTGTAACCCATCAAAGCCACCTTCCGCCTTCACTCCTCCGCCAAATTTTAAGTGGGTATTTCTTCATAGTATTTGGACCCTTGTCCCTGCAAAATTTTCAGCTGACATTACTACTAGATCAGTAATTGAAACTGGGTCTGAACAGTTAGATAAACTGGATAATATGGAACCTTGGGGGGATGATCATCAGGATAATGACCTTCAGGGTAATGAGGTTAACGAAGTTAAAGAATCCGAGCAGGAGACAGATAGCACTGATAGCAGACACACAGAAGATTCAGAGACAGACTTTGAGGAAAAAGTTCGTCGGTTGCTGCATAGTAGACAAACTGAAGACTCTACCCTGGGGACTAGAAGAAGTGAGCGCAGGAAAAAACTCTCATCCAGGTGGAATGAGGAGGCCGGGCTTTGTACCACAACCGCCCCGTTCAGTGAAGAAGAAGGGAAACTCTACCTCTTCATCAGAAGGTATTCCCCTCAACCCTCTTCTTATTTCTGAATGGATTGATATTCAATTGGTTAATTATTGGAAAGCATGTGGTATTTCCTTTGATTCTATGCATCACCAAGATAAATGTTTTGCTCATATTCGTTTTCTTGAATCAACCAGATCCATCACTTTAGGTGATGAGGAGAGGACCATTGAGGTTGGGTCCTCCTCAGGcaaaaattagtgtttttatgaatattattaatTGGAATGTGTGTGGACTAGGTTTACCTTCTAAGCGTTTCCTAGTTAGGGATTTTCTTAATCTTCATCACGCGGACATTTGTTGCCTGCAAGAGTCGAAATTAAGTAGTGTTGACATGAATGTGTGGAGGTCTATTGGTGGGGCCCGTCTTGAGCAGTTTGCGTTTCTACCCTCCCTTGGTTCTGCCGGGGGAATTATTGTCGGGTGGAATAGTTTGCTTTTTGAGGGTAAAGTTCTTTTTGTTGGTTCCTTTTGCCTTTCTCTTGAATTTATAAATAAGGCAAATAATTTTACCTGGGTGTGCACCACTGTTTATGGGCCCAATGCTAAGAATTTGAGGCTTCATTTTTGGAACGAGCTTAGATCCTGCCAACCGGCCTTGAACTTGCCCTGAGTCATTTGTGGGGATTTTAATTCCACCTTTTCTCCTTTCGATAAGTCGAGTGGTGGCATTAACCGGGAGGATATTAGACTGGCGCAGGACTTTTTAAGTGACCTACAATTATTGGAACCCCCGTCTTTCGGGAAGAGGTTCACCTGGACCAATGGCCAATCTAACCCGATCTGGGTTAGGCTCGACTGTTTCTTAGTCAACTCTCTCTGGACCACTTTTTTCCCTAAAGTCCTCCAGAATTGTCTCCCTAGGTTGGGTTCTGATCATGTTCCGATCAGACTAGAAGTAGGCACTCATCCTCCTCTCTCTAGATCCTTTCACTTTGAGCAGGCGTGGTGTGTGTCTGCTAATTTTGATGGCCTCATCAGGGAATGGTGGAGCTCCTTCCATTTTTGTGGATGTGGAGCTTTCATCCTGGCAAAGAAGATTGCTAGTATTCGTACAAGACTTAAACATTGGGCTAAATTTGAGTTTGGATCCATTAAATTGAAAAAGCTTGAGATCTTGCATGAACTCGAGATGATCAATGGTGTTGGAGAAACTCGCTCTCTTACCCCTGCGGAGATCAATTCTGATGCTCAGCTGAGAATGGAGTTAGGATCGATCCTTAAGCAGGAGGAGGCTTACTGGAAGCAAAGAGCGAGAACGACTTGGATTAAGGAGGAGGATGAAAATACCAGGTTCTCCCACGCAGTTGCTAACGGAAGAAGGAATAGAAATTTTATTCCTTGGATTGTGAGGGATAATATCTGTGTGGATGACACTGAAGGAATTGGGCGGGCTTTCACCTCATTTTACCAGGATCTCTATGGTACGGAGTAGAATTTTAGACTTCAGATTAACTGGAACACGCTACCTGGGCCCAAGACGGCTCATA comes from Dioscorea cayenensis subsp. rotundata cultivar TDr96_F1 chromosome 15, TDr96_F1_v2_PseudoChromosome.rev07_lg8_w22 25.fasta, whole genome shotgun sequence and encodes:
- the LOC120277049 gene encoding uncharacterized protein LOC120277049 — protein: MTCKRCGGAGHMASGCRVELLSPPRHRRARPPTKARNSDKVVRSATSQAPFDRMVANCLHPQKVNLLLSLTQETTKLRKDLAKIIVIEIISGQTSDEILLEFLPGVLNTPRVDAVYEFRGNSFLATLCREEEAIKASKVPELSLPSKMGPCVISISPWTVEVGFVGSASGKGQVLLIWNLPLHAWTWPVLVEILKPIGELVTIPQLSKPHKSFLSVFVRCHQRTSLPFEVSLSFGMRRFIVLITDNWLPFPTFRNDLEKFCYSSASLECEIDSEAPRGPRFTHEVPREANGKDTKGAQVTGKDQGNREQQWRPRSIAAENRPVSAAPGVHRSLEDRTCLVSSVPDTCPVRASPGVLNPSTASAEVNRTSGVRREGGAAPDLSRTAGQLPPDARWGFSEMTDGPTSLHGSACDLSESSLAVGSGLDKDVSVARNNVVVPDKRFRPHHRPTSVTR